Proteins encoded together in one Streptomyces umbrinus window:
- a CDS encoding Wzz/FepE/Etk N-terminal domain-containing protein translates to MSEDTIRLATIGRILRRRWRLLATLAVVGALVGYGASVVFPPRYTTSASVLLPGQWEERELLTQVDIATSSTVIDRAAAELGWPGVSGAELRDRVSAKASDGNIIQISGTAGTPERAQRLSDQVARQFVTFAARIAGGTDSEAATAPETLRQQVEETNRRITELAKAADPGKTVESVQARTSLEKLRTSLEEAMTKLDQADPASSLAGMVVMGPAARPTGEAPPTRMQLIVAGALLFFLFAVIGHLAAARLNRRLRTEPEIAAALGSALLGTVDVPDERRAHRPEDSGPRASIRRLLGIDTRWDIPAPQRSVDEAGRQIRYRRVCARLRDQLSSPRRLLAVVPDGDEVARRAAGQLVAEAKGDPLLRVVEVSVDRPMVPDRDTESGVLVVLSAGSWTAQELAGIAEACADGRHEVVGIVVAGTVRARETRSAGHPPESASPELAVRGHSTGGSA, encoded by the coding sequence TTGAGCGAAGACACGATCCGCCTGGCCACGATCGGGCGGATTCTCCGTCGGCGGTGGCGGCTTCTGGCCACCCTCGCCGTGGTGGGCGCACTCGTCGGCTACGGCGCCTCGGTGGTGTTCCCGCCGCGGTACACGACCTCGGCGTCGGTACTGCTGCCGGGGCAGTGGGAAGAGCGCGAGCTGCTGACCCAGGTGGACATCGCGACCAGTTCGACGGTGATCGACCGCGCGGCCGCCGAGCTCGGCTGGCCGGGCGTCAGCGGCGCCGAGCTGCGGGATCGGGTGAGCGCCAAGGCATCCGACGGGAACATCATCCAGATCTCGGGTACGGCGGGCACCCCGGAGCGCGCGCAGCGGCTCTCCGACCAGGTGGCCCGGCAGTTCGTCACCTTCGCCGCGCGGATCGCGGGCGGCACCGACTCCGAAGCGGCCACGGCGCCCGAGACGCTGCGGCAGCAGGTGGAGGAGACCAACCGCCGCATCACCGAGCTGGCCAAGGCGGCCGATCCGGGGAAGACCGTGGAGAGCGTGCAGGCCCGCACCTCGCTCGAGAAGCTGCGGACCTCGCTGGAGGAGGCCATGACGAAGCTGGACCAGGCCGATCCGGCGAGCAGCCTGGCCGGCATGGTCGTCATGGGTCCCGCGGCCCGGCCGACCGGCGAGGCGCCGCCGACGAGGATGCAGCTCATCGTCGCCGGGGCACTGCTGTTCTTCCTGTTCGCGGTCATCGGTCATCTCGCCGCCGCACGGCTGAACCGCCGGCTGCGCACCGAACCGGAGATCGCCGCGGCCCTGGGCTCGGCGCTGCTCGGCACCGTCGACGTGCCTGATGAACGGCGCGCGCACCGGCCGGAGGACAGCGGCCCACGGGCCTCGATCCGCCGACTCCTCGGCATCGACACCCGGTGGGACATACCGGCCCCGCAGAGGTCGGTCGACGAGGCCGGCAGGCAGATCCGCTACCGGCGGGTGTGCGCTCGCCTCCGGGACCAACTCTCCTCCCCCCGGCGGCTGTTGGCTGTCGTACCGGACGGCGACGAGGTCGCCCGCCGGGCCGCGGGGCAGCTCGTCGCCGAGGCCAAGGGCGATCCGCTGCTGCGGGTCGTGGAGGTTTCGGTGGACCGGCCGATGGTGCCGGACCGCGACACCGAGTCCGGTGTCCTGGTCGTACTCAGCGCGGGCAGCTGGACCGCACAGGAGCTCGCCGGCATCGCCGAGGCGTGTGCGGACGGCAGGCACGAGGTCGTCGGCATCGTCGTCGCCGGCACGGTCCGGGCCCGTGAGACACGGTCTGCCGGTCATCCGCCGGAGAGCGCCTCTCCCGAACTCGCGGTTCGCGGCCACTCGACGGGAGGTTCAGCGTGA